One stretch of Schlesneria sp. DSM 10557 DNA includes these proteins:
- a CDS encoding ABC1 kinase family protein, whose amino-acid sequence MEANPFRLLRNLGRTSEIVTVLLNHGFGDLVDRIGLRTVWYRWCRLFSRKPVEPIKHLKQVERIRMTLETLGPTFIKFGQVMSTRPDLVPREMLLELQKLQEGVPPFSSEEAVAQIESELGRPVDTLYAEFNRTPLAAGSLGQVHTAVHFDGTPLAVKIRRPNAVRDVERDLLLMHELAILLERNVPETRIFDPTGLVKHFSRSIRRELNFDREGRTMLEFSRLFEDDATLYVPRVYGDLSTSAVLTMEFVDGLKIDQLTMLTDSKWGPADIAANGARIFMKQAFQFGVFHGDPHPGNIRILRDGTLCLLDYGMIGMIDGRTREQLLDLLLAIIRQDVNSAIKLILAIGEPHMEVDRALLQIDVRDFISNYYGIDLAHLKVASVLSDFVAILTNHGIRCPGSLMLLIRCLVTLEGVGRTLDPEFNLATHLEPFVERSVRERYSPAQMAQRVYADAQHMWHCVHDLPSQLSRTLHKLSTDDLRIQLEHRNLDHFILELERSSNRLVVGMVIAALIVASALIISKGASTIWVTMPIYLLSSLLAIWLIYGIFRSGRL is encoded by the coding sequence TCGACCGCATTGGGTTGCGGACGGTCTGGTATCGCTGGTGCCGTCTGTTCAGCCGGAAACCGGTTGAACCGATCAAGCACCTGAAGCAGGTCGAGCGGATCAGAATGACGCTCGAAACGCTTGGTCCGACTTTTATCAAGTTCGGCCAGGTCATGAGCACTCGTCCGGACCTTGTCCCGCGAGAGATGCTGCTCGAACTCCAAAAGCTCCAGGAGGGTGTTCCACCCTTTTCCTCCGAAGAAGCCGTCGCCCAGATTGAAAGTGAACTGGGCCGTCCCGTCGACACCCTGTACGCCGAATTCAACCGAACGCCACTCGCCGCGGGGTCTCTGGGACAGGTCCACACCGCAGTCCATTTTGACGGAACTCCTCTGGCAGTGAAAATCCGTCGGCCGAACGCGGTGCGTGATGTCGAGCGTGATCTTCTGCTGATGCACGAACTGGCCATTCTGCTCGAGCGGAATGTTCCGGAAACACGCATCTTTGATCCGACGGGTCTCGTCAAACACTTCTCACGTTCGATTCGCCGTGAACTCAACTTCGATCGTGAAGGTCGAACCATGCTCGAGTTCAGCCGGTTGTTCGAGGACGATGCGACCCTGTATGTTCCTCGGGTCTACGGCGACCTGAGCACCTCCGCAGTGCTCACCATGGAGTTTGTCGATGGCCTGAAAATTGACCAGCTCACGATGCTGACCGATTCGAAGTGGGGTCCCGCGGACATCGCAGCCAACGGCGCCCGTATTTTCATGAAGCAGGCCTTCCAGTTCGGTGTCTTCCACGGCGATCCCCATCCAGGCAATATCCGAATTCTGCGAGATGGGACACTGTGCCTGCTCGACTACGGCATGATCGGGATGATCGACGGAAGAACTCGCGAGCAGCTTCTGGATCTGCTGCTGGCAATCATTCGTCAGGACGTCAATTCCGCCATCAAGCTGATTCTGGCAATCGGCGAACCACACATGGAGGTGGACCGGGCGCTGCTGCAAATCGATGTCCGTGATTTCATCTCGAACTACTACGGCATCGACCTGGCTCATCTGAAAGTGGCTTCCGTCCTGTCAGACTTCGTGGCGATCCTGACGAACCACGGGATTCGCTGTCCGGGCAGCCTGATGCTGCTGATCCGCTGCCTTGTGACCCTGGAAGGAGTCGGCCGCACCCTGGACCCGGAATTCAACCTGGCAACACATCTGGAGCCCTTCGTCGAACGGTCTGTGCGTGAGCGCTATTCGCCCGCGCAGATGGCACAGCGTGTCTACGCCGACGCTCAGCACATGTGGCACTGCGTGCACGATCTTCCAAGCCAACTGAGCCGCACGCTGCACAAGCTCAGCACCGACGACTTACGTATTCAGCTCGAACATCGGAATCTGGATCACTTCATCCTCGAATTGGAACGCTCAAGTAACCGGCTGGTCGTCGGAATGGTGATTGCAGCCCTGATTGTCGCTTCGGCCCTGATTATCTCAAAAGGGGCGAGCACCATCTGGGTCACCATGCCGATCTATCTCCTTTCCAGTCTGCTGGCCATCTGGCTGATCTACGGAATTTTCCGCAGCGGACGACTTTAG